In one window of Bacteroidales bacterium DNA:
- the floA gene encoding flotillin-like protein FloA (flotillin-like protein involved in membrane lipid rafts) — protein sequence MFIIVAIGIAALVGLWIIFYFVPVGLWFTALLSDVRISLIQLILMRWRKVPPQVIVRNLIASTKAGLKLNRNEMEAHYLAGGNVQAVVKALISADKANINLDFKTATAIDLAGRDVLQAVQMSVNPKVIDTPPVAAVAKDGIQLIAKARVTVRTNIKQLVGGAGEETVLARVGEGVVSSIGSADSHKSVLENPDSISKVVLGKGLDAGTAFEILSIDIADIDVGKNIGAVLQMDQANADKNIAQAKAEERRAMAVAKEQEMKAKSQEARANVIQAEAEIPLAIADSFRKGNLGIMDYYRLQNIQADTHMRESISEPPAKPKERLDEDKGRK from the coding sequence ATGTTTATCATCGTCGCCATTGGAATTGCTGCCCTTGTAGGCCTCTGGATCATTTTTTACTTTGTTCCTGTCGGCTTATGGTTTACAGCTCTATTGTCGGATGTCAGGATATCCCTGATCCAGCTCATCCTGATGCGATGGAGAAAGGTTCCCCCTCAGGTCATCGTCCGTAACCTGATCGCTTCAACAAAAGCAGGCCTGAAGCTGAACAGGAATGAAATGGAAGCCCATTACCTTGCCGGAGGTAACGTTCAGGCAGTGGTCAAAGCACTGATTTCAGCAGACAAAGCCAATATAAATCTGGATTTTAAAACGGCAACAGCCATCGATCTGGCCGGTCGGGATGTATTGCAGGCCGTCCAGATGTCGGTCAATCCCAAGGTGATCGATACTCCCCCTGTTGCTGCTGTGGCTAAGGATGGTATCCAGCTTATTGCCAAAGCAAGGGTAACTGTCAGGACGAATATCAAGCAATTGGTCGGAGGAGCAGGAGAGGAAACAGTGCTTGCCCGTGTGGGTGAAGGTGTGGTATCCTCCATCGGTTCTGCCGACTCACATAAATCCGTTCTTGAAAATCCCGATTCGATCTCTAAAGTGGTTCTGGGAAAAGGACTTGATGCGGGTACCGCCTTCGAGATCTTATCCATCGATATTGCCGATATTGACGTTGGGAAGAATATTGGTGCCGTGCTTCAGATGGACCAGGCTAATGCGGATAAGAACATTGCACAGGCCAAGGCCGAAGAGCGCCGGGCCATGGCTGTGGCCAAAGAACAGGAAATGAAAGCCAAATCGCAGGAAGCACGCGCCAACGTGATTCAGGCCGAAGCTGAAATTCCTCTGGCTATCGCCGACTCCTTCCGGAAAGGCAACCTGGGGATCATGGATTATTACCGCCTGCAAAACATCCAGGCCGACACCCATATGAGGGAATCCATCTCTGAACCGCCCGCCAAGCCAAAAGAAAGACTGGACGAGGATAAGGGGAGGAAATAG
- a CDS encoding NfeD family protein has translation MTWTLIVILLLVGFVLLLLEMLVIPGITVAAVLGFVSIALAVWGAFASYGTTAGFITLTTGILGSVVLLIVALKAKTWNRFALKSSIDGKVNVIGEAAVRSGDTGKTVSRLAPSGKALINGEYYEVHTIGEFIDPGSEIVVTKVDFNQITVKPKNT, from the coding sequence ATGACCTGGACACTGATCGTTATCCTTCTGTTGGTTGGATTTGTACTACTGCTGCTGGAAATGTTGGTGATACCCGGCATCACCGTAGCAGCCGTACTTGGTTTTGTTTCCATTGCCCTGGCCGTCTGGGGAGCTTTCGCATCCTATGGCACGACTGCCGGTTTCATAACGCTTACAACGGGCATACTGGGGTCTGTTGTTTTGCTTATCGTCGCCCTGAAAGCCAAAACCTGGAACAGGTTTGCCCTGAAGTCATCCATAGATGGTAAGGTCAATGTGATCGGGGAAGCAGCTGTACGGTCAGGAGATACGGGCAAAACGGTGTCCCGTCTGGCTCCGTCCGGAAAAGCCCTGATCAACGGCGAATACTACGAAGTGCATACCATCGGGGAGTTCATTGATCCCGGATCAGAGATCGTTGTTACAAAAGTTGACTTCAATCAAATTACCGTAAAACCTAAAAACACTTAA